The window GACTCCCTTCATTGTGTTTATGGCATGTTGAGTGTACATAAGACAAAAAAACACCTAATCGGAGACCGAGCTATACATTTTTAGTCTGAGCTATTCAAAAACTCTTTTGAACGCTGCATCTGAATGTGTGACGTCCTCTATAGATGCCGAGAGTAATGGCTCAATAACTGCCTGTACATATTGGCATGATCCATTCAAAAATGATATATTTTAAGCATCCGTCCCGCGAGACAACACTTATAGAGTGTGAGAAAAATGGTTGGTTAGAAAATCAAAGGGGATATCCTAACTACGGTATATAACTGACTTCGACAAATTGTAGTATATAATCTTCCGCTACATTTATTCCATGGAGATCCATATGTTGTGTACAGACTGCAGGGTTGGAAGGAGTAATGAAACTCATTTAAAGGTTGGTTGGCCCTGCATTTGACTATATTACTATGAAGTTGTATCGCTGTCCCGATAGTGGAATTCTACTTTCTTTTTTCACATACATTTGCTTTTTTGTTAAAATAACAAATGAAGGATCTTTGACCATCAAACTCACAGTATATAAGACAAAAAGCCACCTAATCGGAGCCCGAGCTATACATTTTTGGTTCGAGCTATTCAAAAACTTTTTTCAACTCTGCATCTGAATATGTGACATCCTCTATAGATGCCGAGAGTAATGGCTCACTAATTTCTTGTACATATTGGCATGagccattaaaaaaataatatattttaagcaTCCATCCCGCGAGACAACAATTATGGAGTTTGAGAAAAATGGTTGGTTAGAAAATCAAAGggaatatcaaaatataattttagttatttaagGTTGAATAACTCATTTAAGGTTTCCCCTGCATTTTACTATAACAATATTAAGTTTAATCACTGTCCCGATTGTGGAATTCTACTTTCTTTTTTCACATACCTTTgcttttttgttatatatatcaaaggaaagatcTTTATCAGCAAAAGCTCTATAGGCCTTCAAACTCACAGTACATAAGACAAAAAACCACCTAATCAGAGGCCGAGCTATACAGTTTTGGTCCGAGCTattcaaaaattcttttcaaCGTTGTATCTGAATGTGTGATGTCCTCTATAGATGTCGAGAGTAATGGCTCACTAACTGCCTGTACATATTAGCACAAGCCATTCAAAAATGACATATTTTAAGCATCCATCCCGCGAGACAACACTTATGGATTCTGCAAAAAATGGTTGGTTAGAAAATGAAAGGGGAAATCCTAACTATGCTCTGTATTATCATCATtgtcccaaaaaataaaatttatatgcaAATTGGAAAGCATCAACACATCCTGGTAAAGTACTTTTACAACCTGATGTCGTACATTGTGTGCTATTTGTTTTCGTTAACATAAAGTACCTATATTCAGTTTTGTACGGCATTCCTTGGACTCGGCTATATGTAAAAGTACTTGTCTGAtaacaaaaaaatttagattttcttcTGAATAAAAATAGCGTATTATATGACTCGGGTTTCACTTTGCGATTTTCTCCGCAATAATAGTAGTGCATAATACAAAATACTCAAGAAATGGATTCAAATAACTGTGAACTGAAACATCATGTTCATAACACAACTtatttttcccaaaaaaaaaaaaacaaagctaATCCATATTAATCAATACTTAGAACCAAAATAAATAGTCTCAACAAAAACATATTgttcaccaaaaaaaaattccCAGGAAATCATTTCTCTATTATCGTTTTCAAGCCTGTTCGATGCTCTAACTCATGCAAGTTTTTCCTTCTTAATCACTGTGTTGACCTTAGTGCTTGAGAGTTGTGAATTAGGGTCATCATCAACTTCAATGCCAAGAGATTCAACCTCCAATAAACTTCTCTTGGCAGGAGTATTTGTCGGAGTAATCAAGTCATTATGAGGATTAGAATCCTACGAAGTAATGacaatttgaattgaaaattttgaataattaacTATGGTAATGAAAATTGTTGTGTTTGTATATTGAATGACAGAAAAAGATAATACTAAAATCATCGTGATTTCCAGAGGTTCATCAGCGATCTTCTCACAGTTGATATCTGGATCCTATTGATAAATAAGATTATGATGTTAGCAATTGTTCACATACTAAAatcgaaatatatatatatagctgagAATGTTAGAAACATTGTACTCCAAGATAAGCATAACCAAACATATACTGGGGAGTAGTCGTCACTGTGAGAGGGACAAAATTGCTTGGTGACTTCCTCATCATCACATATCTTAATTACGGTATAAACCTCATTATGCTGCTCTACATTATCGGTCTTGACAGCTACCTTaaacattgttttttttttcaagaatagtATCGAGCTCATATGGATATGCACCTTCATCATCAACATCAGTAGTCTATATACCAAAGTAACTAGGACATACaatctatatatatttaaaaagtacACCTTtagaaaagaccaaaacaaaATCTTTTGAAAGACATCAATAACATACCTCGTCTACGTGTCCTTTCAATTGAGTAGCGGTCTTCCCAATCAGCTTTGTTGCTTCGCGATCCCAaagcaacaaagaaataaaatcgGTACCATCCATTACTCTCACTTGAAGTTTATATCTGGAACAAAAATTGACTACATAAATTTCAGATCACGTTTTAAATACTCATTTAGAATTTTCACGGATTATGCTCAAACCTATAAGTAGCTGAATGATCCAGGCGATCGCATTTCTTGCAATGAAACTTATTTCCAAGTTTGTCGATCTTTCTAGTGCACTTCTTGCAGGCCATATACGACCATCGATTCTCCACTTCTACATGAAGTATGGTCGCATATATCCAAAAGTTTCCCTCCtagaatatataatataaaaaattattgtttacGATATGGGCCTCTCTAGTAAATCTTTTGGTTATAtgttaatttcaaaataaaaagtaaacAACGAATTTTCCGCACCCAATGCTTTATTTTCTCATCATTGTCATGAAAAAGAGTTCATATGCAAATTGGAAAGCATCAACACATCCTAATATGGTCAATTATGTGAATACCATCCCAATATGGTATATTGTTTACGATTAGATTTGTAAATATAAAGTATGTATATTCAGTTTTGATTGTGCATCAGAAGCTATCAAATAGTAATACAAAAGTACTTCTTTCCTGAACTCGAGCAATATCTAAAAGTATTTGTTTGCCAACAGCAAGATTACATTTCCTTTTGAATAAAAATAGCGCATAATAGAATACTGGTTTCGCTTTGCGATTTCACTTTGGATAACAGTAGTGAATAATACATATTACTCAAGCAGTAAATTGAAATAACTATTAACTGAAGCATTAGAAAACAACAAAGCTAAATCGTAATACTTAATCcttaaaatcaaaatacaatatgtCGCAACAAAAACATATTGTtcgaaaaatcaaaccaaaatataCTTACATGAAGACACTGGATCAATTGCGCAATAGTCTTAGCCTCTATATCACCAGATGATAGTTCCTTCGAAACAGAATAAGTACGCTGAGTTGAAATTTGGCTAATTCTCATAGAGTTATCTCTACGCACACCAATCAAACTGCATTTAATATTAGCTTGTTATAGTTCTAATTGTGGGATTTCAAGTCATAATTATTATAGATAGAGAATCGGGGTTAATCCACAACTTCGAAGCATGCCAAGTATTACGAACAGTGTACTTATCTACATCCACAAACACAACAAAGTTAAGCATACATAGGCTGTTAATTATACACGAAAAAAATTCCTACCCTGAAATTTATACGCCCGAATGAACTGCATAACAACTATGATTGGATTAGTGCTGGATCCATTCAAATATGGAGTGATTTGTTCAACAAAATCACCCCAAAATGTAGCCTCAATACTGGTCAGCCTACATGAaaatataaatcattatatgaatGATAGAATGTCATTTATTCATGAATTAGTAAATTCTaatcatgtaaacatgatattatTCGTGGTCGTGTAGCTCAACATTCATAAAAATACTGATCTTTCCATTTTGGTTGTGCGATTAAATTCTCCCATGGCCAACAATCTCACTAACGACATCtaatacaaaattcaaaaatcataataagtTATTTCAAAAGAGCAAtttgtattataataaaaaataattatgtcaATTACCAAACAGTTCATTCTCGTCAACATTCACTTGGTCAATCAAGTGTTTATAAGGCCGTAAATTGAAGATATTCATATCAAAGCATGGATCATTTATTTCTTCGACAATTGTTCTGTTTTTGAACGTCAACCTCATCTTGTGTTTAGTGGTCCTAAATTTGAATGCATTTGGACCGACCACGAAATTTTTCATAGTATAAAGTCCTAACTcacttatttttcctttaaaaaagtgCATAACATATCTCCCAATAGTGACGTGGATACAATCTCTctataaaaatattaacatatatATTATATCCATAATTGAAGTATGtcaacatatatatgtatgactAATTTTAAAAGTGAGATAGCGATACCCTTTCGTCTTGCAACACCATCTCCATGGAAATGATGTTGTCTTCCTTTTCACGATCAGGAATAATCCAAAATCTCATGACTCGCACTTTAAAATACCAATGCATCTTTGTCCCGGAAACCTCTTTGATAAAGTCAATTTTAGCAGCCATGAATCTCCATCTTGAGGAATCTAGATTCATGAATGGTATTATTAAATATTGCGTAATTAAGGAACACAAACTATGAAAAATGAATTGGATTGTAAAgtaaagagggggggggggggggggataacgTAATTACTAGTAATTATATTATATATCCCTTTGAAGATCAATCAATGAATAAGAGAATTgatattctatatttataattgGAATCAGTCTTACTTTACCATAGTATTGATCCAATATTTATTTACCTTATTTATTAAGTGCTAATTGTGGTTAACTGTAAGAACAATTAGTAGCACTTACCATACACAAATTACGTATTAGTCAATAATGTTGACATAATTTAGTTTAGCAAAGTATTGTTTATAATCAACTTGATTTACTTACCATTATTAGCTATAAAACCTAACTATATTTtacaattattttatatttatattttgtttaaaaaatattacCATCTTGTCTTGTGGAATCTAAATTTCTGAATggtaataattaaatattttgtattttaggaacaaaattgtgaaaaatgaattgaattataaaataaggggagaaaattatataattaggAGTAATTATATGATGTATCCTTTTCAAGACTCATCACTCGATAAGAGAATAGCTTAATATCTATATTAATAATAGGAGTCaatcttagtttagttttacgtagatatatgaaatattatgaaataaaatttaatagtGCTCATCCCATCACAATAAATgtaagaaataatattaaatatttaaataatcaacaaaatagttttCATCTAATAGAAATCAATCTTAATGATTTTTTaccataatatgaaaataaaaatgattttaataGTTTATTGTTAAAAAATGATAGTTAATCAATGTTAACTGTTTTTTACCACATTAAGAAAAAAGATATGATTTTAATAGTTTATTGtaaaaaaatgatagttttttattgaaacaatgatatttttttgttgtaaataatgattttttttgttgtcttAATTTAAGGAGGGTAGTTCTTAagatgccacttggcataaattaaggttagactatcctcctttattatatatatagatagatagatgtaaaaaaatgatagttttttattgaaacaatgatatttttttattgtaaataatgatatttttttgttgtcttaATTTAAGGAGGGTAGTTCTTAAgatgccacttgacataaattaaggctagactatcctcctttattatatatataaatatgaaaatagaaaTGATTTTAATAGTTTATTGTTAAAAAATGATAGTTAATCAATTTTAACTGTTTTTACCACagtatgaaaaaagaaataattttaatagtttattgtaaaaaaaatgatagttttttattgaaacaatgatattttttcgttgtaaataataatatttttttgttgt of the Capsicum annuum cultivar UCD-10X-F1 chromosome 11, UCD10Xv1.1, whole genome shotgun sequence genome contains:
- the LOC107846305 gene encoding uncharacterized protein LOC107846305; this encodes MAAKIDFIKEVSGTKMHWYFKVRVMRFWIIPDREKEDNIISMEMVLQDERISTLLIGVRRDNSMRISQISTQRTYSVSKELSSGDIEAKTIAQLIQCLHEGNFWIYATILHVEVENRWSYMACKKCTRKIDKLGNKFHCKKCDRLDHSATYRYKLQVRVMDGTDFISLLLWDREATKLIGKTATQLKGHVDEVAVKTDNVEQHNEVYTVIKICDDEEVTKQFCPSHSDDYSPDPDINCEKIADEPLEITMILDSNPHNDLITPTNTPAKRSLLEVESLGIEVDDDPNSQLSSTKAYRAFADKDLSFDIYNKKAKAVSGPLLSASIEDVTHSDAALKRVFE